A single Curtobacterium sp. MCJR17_020 DNA region contains:
- a CDS encoding ROK family transcriptional regulator, translated as MTTRGRTPGQPGLLRVLNDRAALELLLDDGPLTRNEIAQRTGLSKPTAAEIIRRLESAALIRQAGTDTQTGRRGPSAVVYEAITNRDLGVAVDVQLVDVRSTVVDAAGRTFPVATHRMSEAEVRSPGSDIVAAAISRAAAAAGVDPELVTAVAVGVQASVDHATDTLIFTDGLPGWPREQVSATLSAELGVHVVVENDANLAAIAERNMGAGRAPGSFALFWMAEGLGMALDLHGHLHTGASGAAGEIGYLSVPADARSIDPTATIVADLISESAIIALAAEHGITAPDGTAADWRQVLPQLPGLPEQHPFTVALGERVGHNVLPALAVADPETVVLHGPTGIAGGPALAAAVTAWLRTRSRWSTAVVAPGVPDTPVLHGARHVLIDVVRTALADRLERISDDAPTPDPVERP; from the coding sequence ATGACCACACGAGGACGCACCCCCGGCCAACCCGGTCTGCTGCGCGTCCTGAACGACCGCGCGGCGCTCGAGCTGCTACTCGACGACGGCCCGCTCACCCGCAACGAGATCGCGCAGCGCACCGGGCTGAGCAAGCCCACCGCCGCCGAGATCATCCGCCGGCTCGAGTCGGCTGCACTCATCCGCCAGGCCGGCACGGACACGCAGACCGGGCGCCGCGGGCCGAGCGCCGTCGTGTACGAAGCGATCACCAACCGCGACCTCGGTGTCGCGGTGGACGTCCAGCTCGTCGACGTCCGGTCGACCGTGGTGGACGCCGCCGGTCGCACGTTCCCGGTCGCCACCCACCGGATGTCCGAGGCCGAGGTGCGCTCCCCCGGGTCGGACATCGTGGCCGCAGCGATCTCCCGCGCAGCCGCCGCGGCCGGCGTGGACCCCGAGCTCGTGACCGCCGTCGCGGTGGGCGTGCAGGCGAGTGTCGACCACGCCACCGACACCCTGATCTTCACCGACGGACTGCCCGGCTGGCCTCGTGAGCAGGTCAGCGCGACCCTCTCGGCCGAGCTCGGCGTCCACGTGGTCGTCGAGAACGACGCCAACCTCGCCGCCATCGCCGAACGCAACATGGGCGCCGGTCGGGCTCCCGGGTCCTTCGCGCTCTTCTGGATGGCCGAGGGCCTCGGCATGGCCCTCGACCTGCACGGTCACCTGCACACCGGCGCCTCCGGTGCCGCGGGTGAGATCGGCTACCTCAGCGTGCCCGCCGACGCACGCTCCATCGACCCGACGGCCACGATCGTCGCGGACCTCATCTCCGAGTCCGCGATCATCGCCCTGGCCGCCGAGCACGGGATCACGGCACCGGACGGCACCGCAGCCGACTGGCGCCAGGTGCTCCCGCAACTGCCCGGCCTGCCCGAGCAGCACCCCTTCACCGTCGCCCTCGGCGAGCGCGTCGGGCACAACGTGCTCCCCGCCCTCGCCGTGGCCGATCCCGAGACGGTCGTCCTGCACGGCCCGACCGGGATCGCCGGCGGCCCCGCCCTGGCCGCCGCCGTGACCGCCTGGCTCCGGACCCGCTCGCGCTGGTCCACCGCCGTGGTCGCGCCCGGCGTCCCCGACACCCCCGTCCTGCACGGTGCGCGGCACGTCCTCATCGACGTCGTCCGCACCGCGCTCGCGGACCGGCTCGAGCGCATCAGTGACGATGCCCCGACGCCGGACCCCGTCGAGCGCCCCTGA
- a CDS encoding alcohol dehydrogenase catalytic domain-containing protein, giving the protein MRAAIIHAPNDIRVEERDRPSVLTPTDVVVKVVAACVCGSDLWPYRGITKTKEPRPIGHELVGEVVAVGDAVTDLHEGDFVISPFTMNEGTCQACRHGMTSGCDHLSGFGGKDAYGDPVGGAQAEYVRIPDASATLVAVPGPVDPALVPSLLTLSDVFSTGHHAAVSAAVGPGKTVVVVGDGAVGLSAVLASKRLGAERIIAMSRHADRQALAREFGATDIVASRGEEGVAAIRELLGGDLADCAVEAVGTEESMDQALHSVRAGGNLGFVGVPHGVPTIGTRYLFDTNIAIAGGMAPARKYIPELLPDVLSGAIDPGRVFDLELPLDEAAEAYRAMDERRAIKVLLRP; this is encoded by the coding sequence GTGCGCGCAGCGATCATCCACGCCCCGAACGACATCCGCGTCGAGGAGCGCGACCGCCCCTCGGTCCTCACCCCGACGGACGTCGTCGTCAAGGTCGTCGCGGCGTGCGTGTGCGGCTCGGACCTGTGGCCCTACCGCGGCATCACGAAGACGAAGGAGCCCCGGCCGATCGGGCACGAACTCGTCGGCGAGGTCGTCGCCGTCGGCGACGCGGTCACCGACCTGCACGAGGGCGACTTCGTCATCTCCCCCTTCACCATGAACGAGGGCACCTGCCAGGCCTGCCGCCACGGGATGACCAGCGGCTGCGACCACCTGTCCGGCTTCGGCGGGAAGGACGCGTACGGCGACCCGGTCGGCGGCGCGCAGGCCGAGTACGTCCGCATCCCAGACGCGTCCGCGACGCTGGTGGCGGTGCCCGGCCCCGTCGACCCGGCACTCGTGCCGTCGCTGCTGACCCTGTCCGACGTCTTCTCCACCGGGCACCACGCCGCGGTGTCGGCGGCGGTCGGTCCGGGCAAGACGGTCGTGGTGGTCGGCGACGGCGCGGTCGGCCTGTCCGCCGTGCTCGCGTCGAAGCGACTCGGTGCCGAGCGCATCATCGCCATGAGCCGGCACGCCGATCGCCAGGCGCTGGCACGCGAGTTCGGCGCGACGGACATCGTGGCTTCCCGTGGCGAGGAGGGTGTCGCGGCGATCCGCGAGCTGCTCGGCGGCGACCTGGCCGACTGCGCGGTGGAGGCCGTGGGCACCGAGGAGAGCATGGACCAGGCGCTGCACTCGGTGCGCGCGGGCGGCAACCTCGGCTTCGTCGGGGTCCCGCACGGCGTGCCGACCATCGGGACGCGCTACCTCTTCGACACGAACATCGCGATCGCGGGCGGGATGGCGCCGGCGCGGAAGTACATCCCGGAGCTGCTACCCGACGTGCTGTCCGGTGCGATCGACCCGGGCCGCGTGTTCGACCTCGAACTGCCGCTCGACGAGGCCGCCGAGGCGTACCGGGCGATGGACGAACGTCGGGCGATCAAGGTGCTGCTGCGGCCGTAG
- a CDS encoding DUF3097 domain-containing protein produces the protein MDDDRYGGDVLSGDWRSRGVKKVRQVPLERDMVLEDPDSGWAGAVVGLEAGNIALEDWKGRTRSFPFTGQFLLEGELVTLGRPQAPVGRSAAAAAGSPGSLGSVHTDWRPGAAPAVRQASDGGRLRTASGSFAVESQRARVALPSRIMVEGKHDAELVEKVWGADLRVEGVVVEELSGVDNLADVLDEFQPTRDRRVGVLVDHLVPGSKESRFAEAVMRGKWGAHVLVVGHPFVDVWQSVKPARVGLQAWPTIPRSIEWKKGICQALGWPNAEQADIARAWQRILGQVRTFADLEPQLLGRVEELIDFVTEPKA, from the coding sequence GTGGACGACGACCGGTACGGCGGGGACGTGCTCTCGGGAGACTGGCGCTCCCGCGGGGTGAAGAAGGTGCGGCAGGTGCCGCTCGAACGCGACATGGTGCTCGAGGACCCGGACTCCGGGTGGGCCGGTGCCGTCGTCGGACTCGAGGCGGGCAACATCGCGCTCGAGGACTGGAAGGGCCGCACCCGTTCCTTCCCCTTCACCGGGCAGTTCCTGCTCGAGGGCGAGCTCGTCACGCTGGGCCGCCCGCAGGCGCCGGTCGGCCGGTCTGCCGCAGCTGCTGCCGGCTCACCTGGTTCGCTGGGTTCCGTCCACACTGACTGGAGGCCCGGGGCAGCGCCCGCCGTGCGGCAGGCGTCCGACGGTGGTCGCCTCCGCACCGCGTCCGGATCGTTCGCGGTGGAGTCGCAGCGTGCCCGGGTGGCCCTGCCGAGCCGGATCATGGTCGAGGGCAAGCACGACGCCGAGCTCGTCGAGAAGGTCTGGGGTGCCGACCTGCGCGTCGAGGGCGTCGTCGTCGAGGAGCTCTCCGGCGTCGACAACCTGGCCGACGTCCTCGACGAGTTCCAGCCGACCCGTGACCGTCGCGTCGGCGTGCTCGTCGACCACCTGGTGCCCGGGTCGAAGGAGTCCCGCTTCGCCGAGGCCGTGATGCGCGGCAAGTGGGGCGCACACGTGCTCGTGGTCGGGCACCCGTTCGTCGACGTCTGGCAGTCCGTGAAGCCCGCACGCGTCGGACTGCAGGCCTGGCCGACGATCCCGCGGTCGATCGAGTGGAAGAAGGGGATCTGCCAGGCGCTCGGGTGGCCGAACGCCGAGCAGGCCGACATCGCCCGGGCGTGGCAGCGGATCCTCGGGCAGGTGCGCACCTTCGCCGACCTCGAGCCGCAGCTGCTCGGCCGCGTCGAGGAGCTCATCGACTTCGTGACGGAACCCAAGGCCTGA
- a CDS encoding spermidine/putrescine ABC transporter substrate-binding protein: MDGIDGRVRSAVDVWLRWLPRWQIGTARPRTRICRKCTGSPIASAAGFGQDVPHAVQHALIGRISTIVEDAVDDYTAKNLPLLQRELERAAARKRHAGYQPAEGLSPEFQGLDVDPEPSPGSPFLFTLGELAGTGAGEQTPREPLSDEAKAALRQEIELSDECARSTGTAVCLALIDHRPRIAEAVERLVEPQIEALVSDMFRGFDGPDEGPRSGLF; encoded by the coding sequence ATGGACGGCATCGACGGACGCGTACGCAGCGCTGTCGACGTCTGGCTGCGCTGGTTGCCGCGCTGGCAGATCGGCACCGCCCGCCCGCGTACCCGCATCTGCCGGAAGTGCACCGGATCCCCGATCGCGAGTGCCGCCGGCTTCGGGCAGGACGTCCCGCACGCCGTCCAGCACGCGCTCATCGGCCGGATCTCGACCATCGTCGAGGACGCCGTCGACGACTACACCGCCAAGAACCTGCCGCTGCTGCAGCGCGAGCTCGAGCGGGCCGCGGCGCGGAAGCGGCACGCCGGGTACCAGCCGGCGGAGGGGCTGTCGCCCGAGTTCCAGGGCCTCGACGTCGATCCCGAGCCCTCGCCGGGTTCGCCGTTCCTCTTCACGCTCGGGGAGCTGGCGGGGACGGGCGCGGGGGAGCAGACACCGCGGGAGCCCTTGTCCGACGAGGCGAAGGCGGCGCTCCGGCAGGAGATCGAGCTGTCCGACGAGTGCGCTCGCTCGACCGGGACGGCGGTGTGCCTGGCGCTCATCGACCACCGGCCGCGCATCGCCGAGGCGGTCGAGCGCCTCGTCGAGCCGCAGATCGAGGCGCTCGTGTCCGACATGTTCCGCGGGTTCGACGGTCCGGACGAGGGGCCGCGCTCGGGCTTGTTCTGA
- a CDS encoding LacI family DNA-binding transcriptional regulator, which produces MNGSRGSQPTILDVAARAGVSKSAVSRVLSGTGRFSDETRERVERAAAELGYVANAMARGLVSGRTHTIGMLVRDASSMVYTALHAVMERRASELGYRVVTTTGVGRVEDEKSALAALVSMRVDGLVVCSGLMPSADIAEFAPRIATVVAGRPELHPALSSVYCDEVDGGATIADAVADAGHRAVVVLTVPLDNAITQHARSTAMVERLRARGVRVIDIDASFVRPPDDLAADLVDAMHESDVTAVMCPTDRLMLDVCEALSRRGVRVPHDLSVTGFDGVYPLASDWIGFTTLEQPIERIGREAIDLVIGRIDDPTRAVEHRSLRGTVVPGRTLLPR; this is translated from the coding sequence GTGAACGGCAGCCGCGGTTCCCAACCGACCATCCTCGACGTCGCCGCACGTGCGGGCGTCTCGAAGTCGGCGGTGAGCCGGGTCCTCTCGGGCACGGGGCGGTTCTCGGACGAGACCCGTGAGCGCGTCGAACGCGCAGCAGCCGAACTCGGGTACGTCGCCAACGCCATGGCTCGCGGGCTCGTCAGCGGTCGGACGCACACCATCGGCATGCTCGTCCGCGACGCGTCGTCGATGGTCTACACCGCACTGCACGCCGTGATGGAGCGCCGCGCATCGGAGCTCGGCTACCGCGTCGTCACCACCACGGGTGTCGGCCGTGTCGAGGACGAGAAGTCCGCGCTCGCCGCACTCGTGTCGATGCGGGTGGACGGCCTCGTGGTCTGCAGCGGCCTGATGCCGTCGGCCGACATCGCTGAGTTCGCCCCGCGCATCGCCACCGTGGTCGCAGGTCGGCCCGAACTCCACCCGGCATTGTCCAGCGTGTACTGCGACGAGGTGGACGGTGGCGCGACGATCGCCGACGCCGTCGCCGATGCCGGTCACCGCGCGGTCGTGGTGCTCACCGTCCCGCTCGACAACGCGATCACACAGCACGCCCGCTCGACGGCGATGGTCGAACGGCTCCGAGCGCGTGGTGTCCGGGTCATCGACATCGACGCCAGCTTCGTGCGGCCACCGGACGACCTCGCTGCCGACCTGGTCGACGCGATGCACGAATCGGATGTGACCGCGGTGATGTGCCCGACGGACCGGCTCATGCTCGACGTGTGCGAGGCACTCTCCCGCCGTGGTGTCCGGGTCCCGCACGATCTGTCGGTCACCGGGTTCGACGGTGTGTACCCCCTCGCGAGCGACTGGATCGGGTTCACGACACTCGAGCAGCCGATCGAGCGGATCGGCCGCGAGGCGATCGACCTCGTCATCGGCCGGATCGACGACCCGACCCGTGCCGTCGAGCACCGCTCACTGCGGGGCACCGTCGTGCCCGGTCGCACGCTGCTCCCCCGCTGA
- a CDS encoding DUF3054 domain-containing protein, with amino-acid sequence MNTRTWGWLAAVIDVVLIVVFALIGRSSHGEANTALALWITAYPFLAGWAIGYVTSGAWARPLRFWPTGVVVWILTVFVGLAIRVATGQGDVDGNPLPISFVIVATIVLGVFLLGWRAIARGVLRFAGSRSRQDAAASDA; translated from the coding sequence GTGAACACACGCACCTGGGGTTGGCTCGCAGCGGTCATCGACGTCGTGCTCATCGTCGTCTTCGCACTCATCGGGCGTTCGTCGCACGGTGAAGCCAACACGGCGCTGGCACTCTGGATCACCGCGTACCCGTTCCTGGCGGGCTGGGCGATCGGGTACGTGACGAGCGGAGCTTGGGCCCGGCCGCTGCGCTTCTGGCCGACCGGCGTCGTGGTCTGGATCCTCACGGTCTTCGTCGGTCTGGCGATCCGTGTCGCCACCGGCCAGGGCGACGTCGACGGCAATCCGCTGCCGATCTCGTTCGTCATCGTCGCGACGATCGTGCTCGGGGTGTTCCTGCTCGGCTGGCGCGCGATCGCCCGCGGTGTGCTCCGCTTCGCCGGCTCCCGTTCCCGGCAGGACGCTGCAGCGTCGGACGCGTGA
- a CDS encoding extracellular solute-binding protein, which translates to MKTRVLAGLAIAAAATVALSGCVQSANASNAADTSGGTTNLTVFISGDTNVQDLWDKSLIPAFEKAHPKIHVTTSIDLHGEHDAQTQANLATAVKAGKSVAYDLVDAGFVSTAGKAGLLSTVSDSTIPNLKDVPEATKQQGGDSAIPYRASSVLLAYDSSKVTDPPETLDDLLAWIKANPGQFAYNSPSSGGSGGSFVATVLAKYLTADEQETMQTTYDKSLESKWDKGFAALKDLGPSTYQKGVYPNGNDQVVQLLGSGQIAMAPVWSDQFITSQKTGVIPKTVKAIQITDPSFTGSASFLGLPKTEPKAKKAAAEQLADFVLSSKGQQLVASAVSGYPVIPLDSLPASVAEQFADANPSQLRLGFQSDFAADMNAAWDAKVPQ; encoded by the coding sequence GTGAAGACCCGAGTCCTCGCCGGCCTCGCCATCGCGGCGGCCGCGACCGTCGCACTGTCCGGCTGCGTCCAGAGCGCCAACGCCTCGAACGCCGCAGACACGAGCGGTGGCACCACGAACCTCACGGTGTTCATCAGCGGCGACACGAACGTCCAGGACCTCTGGGACAAGTCGCTCATCCCCGCCTTCGAGAAGGCGCACCCGAAGATCCACGTGACCACGAGCATCGACCTCCACGGCGAGCACGATGCGCAGACCCAGGCGAACCTGGCCACCGCGGTCAAGGCCGGCAAGTCCGTCGCGTACGACCTGGTCGACGCCGGCTTCGTCTCCACCGCCGGCAAGGCCGGGCTCCTCAGCACGGTCAGCGACAGCACGATCCCGAACCTGAAGGACGTCCCCGAGGCCACGAAGCAGCAGGGTGGCGACAGTGCGATCCCGTACCGCGCCTCGAGCGTCCTGCTCGCGTACGACTCGAGCAAGGTGACGGACCCGCCGGAGACCCTCGACGACCTCCTCGCCTGGATCAAAGCCAACCCGGGCCAGTTCGCCTACAACTCCCCGTCGTCCGGCGGCTCCGGCGGCTCGTTCGTCGCCACGGTGCTCGCGAAGTACCTGACCGCGGATGAGCAGGAGACCATGCAGACGACGTACGACAAGTCGCTCGAGTCGAAGTGGGACAAGGGCTTCGCAGCGCTCAAGGACCTCGGCCCCTCGACGTACCAGAAGGGCGTCTACCCGAACGGCAACGACCAGGTCGTGCAGCTGCTCGGCAGCGGCCAGATCGCGATGGCGCCGGTGTGGAGCGACCAGTTCATCACCTCGCAGAAGACCGGCGTGATCCCGAAGACCGTCAAGGCGATCCAGATCACCGACCCGTCGTTCACCGGCAGCGCGAGCTTCCTCGGCCTCCCGAAGACCGAGCCGAAGGCCAAGAAGGCCGCAGCCGAGCAGCTCGCCGACTTCGTCCTGAGTTCGAAGGGGCAGCAGCTCGTCGCGAGCGCCGTCTCCGGCTACCCGGTCATCCCGCTCGACAGCCTGCCGGCGTCGGTCGCGGAGCAGTTCGCCGACGCGAACCCCTCGCAGCTGCGCCTCGGGTTCCAGAGCGACTTCGCCGCCGACATGAACGCGGCGTGGGACGCGAAGGTCCCGCAGTGA
- a CDS encoding ABC transporter permease subunit, translating to MTQTVQDGPATDREARGDSARGLPPVPSPAHGTADAAGRLSVQERLDRRRRWQGLALVAAPVLVVVLFVGVPVVNAALFSLGFTGGLNQALADIGGDTVHGFSFAVYGTLLGNATFLRDLVATLGVTALSTGLTVALAVAVAVILRLRGGLVGKSLSVLAVVPLFVPVVIASWSVLTFTDAQGFLRSLGAQFGLDVPVWGYTLVAVVFGSVWTSLPFAVLMIAGALQGTPDALVEAAKDAGASTWRVVWQVLLPMAATPLVIATTFTVIGVLGSFTVPYFTGPNAPTMLGVDISKYFQAYNRPQQSTAMAFIVFAFAAAASVFYLRSTVRANAGELRKQQQKQEQP from the coding sequence GTGACCCAGACCGTCCAGGACGGCCCGGCGACCGACCGGGAGGCCCGTGGCGACTCCGCCAGGGGCCTCCCGCCCGTCCCGTCGCCCGCCCACGGCACGGCGGACGCCGCAGGTCGGCTGTCCGTCCAGGAGCGGCTCGACCGCCGTCGGCGGTGGCAGGGCCTCGCCCTCGTCGCGGCGCCCGTCCTCGTCGTGGTCCTGTTCGTCGGCGTCCCCGTCGTCAACGCCGCCCTGTTCAGCCTCGGGTTCACCGGCGGACTGAACCAGGCGCTGGCCGACATCGGCGGCGACACCGTTCACGGGTTCTCGTTCGCGGTGTACGGCACCCTGCTCGGCAACGCCACGTTCCTGCGCGACCTCGTCGCGACGCTCGGCGTCACCGCGCTGTCGACCGGCCTGACCGTGGCGCTCGCCGTGGCGGTGGCCGTGATCCTCCGGCTCCGGGGCGGTCTCGTCGGCAAGAGCCTCAGCGTCCTCGCCGTGGTCCCGCTCTTCGTGCCGGTGGTCATCGCGAGCTGGTCGGTCCTGACGTTCACCGATGCGCAGGGCTTCCTCCGCAGCCTCGGTGCCCAGTTCGGCCTCGACGTCCCGGTGTGGGGCTACACCCTCGTCGCCGTGGTGTTCGGCAGTGTCTGGACGAGCCTGCCGTTCGCCGTGCTGATGATCGCCGGCGCGCTGCAGGGCACCCCGGACGCCCTGGTCGAGGCTGCGAAGGACGCCGGTGCGAGCACCTGGCGCGTGGTCTGGCAGGTGCTCCTGCCGATGGCGGCGACCCCGCTCGTCATCGCGACGACGTTCACCGTCATCGGGGTCCTCGGGTCGTTCACCGTGCCGTACTTCACCGGTCCGAACGCCCCGACGATGCTGGGCGTCGACATCTCGAAGTACTTCCAGGCCTACAACCGCCCGCAGCAGTCGACGGCCATGGCGTTCATCGTGTTCGCCTTCGCTGCGGCCGCGAGCGTGTTCTACCTCCGCTCGACGGTCCGGGCGAACGCCGGCGAGCTGCGGAAGCAGCAGCAGAAGCAGGAGCAGCCGTGA
- a CDS encoding ABC transporter permease subunit, translating to MIKRLTGNTLVWATAVVLAVFVLGPLLWLAARAFATTWTYPNLLPDGWTLQWWGTVFEDRSLAVAVQNSLVLAPLTVLIAAVVCLPAAWAISRIEFPGRRLVLVGLFATNAFPKMGLFVTMSAMFTALNLMNTVTGILIVHVLGCVVFMTWLPAAAFSAVPRSLEEAARDAGASRWRTFWRVTFPIAWPGILVAMVMSFLASFDEAQATYLVGAPTYMTMPTAMYSLVLNSPRQVSAVFAIALSIPSVVLLLLARKHIMGGRLADGFQIR from the coding sequence GTGATCAAGCGACTCACCGGGAACACCCTCGTCTGGGCCACCGCCGTCGTGCTGGCCGTCTTCGTGCTCGGTCCGCTCCTCTGGCTGGCGGCTCGTGCCTTCGCCACGACCTGGACGTACCCGAACCTGTTGCCCGACGGGTGGACGCTGCAGTGGTGGGGCACCGTGTTCGAGGACCGGAGCCTGGCGGTCGCCGTCCAGAACTCGCTCGTCCTCGCCCCGCTGACGGTCCTCATCGCCGCGGTGGTCTGCCTGCCGGCCGCGTGGGCGATCAGCCGCATCGAGTTCCCCGGGCGGCGGCTCGTCCTGGTCGGGCTGTTCGCCACGAACGCGTTCCCGAAGATGGGCCTCTTCGTCACGATGTCGGCGATGTTCACCGCGCTGAACCTCATGAACACGGTGACGGGCATCCTCATCGTGCACGTCCTCGGGTGCGTGGTGTTCATGACCTGGCTGCCCGCCGCCGCGTTCTCGGCCGTGCCGCGGTCCCTCGAGGAAGCAGCACGCGACGCCGGAGCGAGTCGCTGGCGCACCTTCTGGCGGGTGACGTTCCCGATCGCGTGGCCGGGGATCCTCGTCGCGATGGTGATGTCGTTCCTGGCGTCCTTCGACGAGGCGCAGGCCACGTACCTGGTCGGCGCCCCGACCTACATGACGATGCCGACGGCGATGTACTCGCTCGTCCTCAACTCCCCACGCCAGGTCTCCGCGGTGTTCGCGATCGCGCTGAGCATCCCGTCCGTGGTCCTGCTGCTGCTCGCCCGGAAGCACATCATGGGCGGCCGCCTGGCGGACGGCTTCCAGATCCGATGA
- a CDS encoding ABC transporter ATP-binding protein, producing MTDTTLVAERTTGLPADGSTTDQARAGGLTIRGLRKTLGGRDVVAGIDLDVAKGELVSLLGPSGCGKTTTLRMVAGFLPADGGVVTMGDRDVTSIGPERRPSAMVFQNYALWPHMTVTQNVAFPLRTRRVPKQRVAERVREALELVGLSHHAGSKPTAISGGEQQRVALARAIVQEPDVLLLDEPLSNLDAKLRVSVRDEIRRIQQRLGITTVIVTHDQDEALSISDRIAVMHDGRIEQIATPTELYARPATGFVASFIGSTSPVTGRFLAGTSVSPTVADTVLIRPEQVVLTDDSPIRATVARVLMRGHFAEVVLAADGTELRAFVTGAPPTIGTETGVRLGEVLVYRDGALLGGAR from the coding sequence ATGACGGACACGACCCTCGTCGCGGAACGCACCACGGGCCTCCCGGCCGACGGCAGCACGACCGACCAGGCCCGCGCTGGCGGACTCACCATCCGCGGACTGCGCAAGACGCTCGGCGGACGCGACGTGGTGGCGGGCATCGACCTCGACGTCGCCAAGGGCGAGCTCGTCTCCCTGCTCGGGCCGTCCGGGTGCGGCAAGACGACCACGCTCCGGATGGTGGCGGGGTTCCTGCCCGCCGACGGCGGCGTCGTGACGATGGGGGACCGCGACGTCACGTCGATCGGTCCGGAGCGTCGGCCGAGCGCGATGGTGTTCCAGAACTACGCGCTCTGGCCGCACATGACGGTGACGCAGAACGTGGCGTTCCCGCTGCGGACCCGACGCGTGCCGAAGCAGCGGGTGGCGGAGCGGGTGCGCGAGGCGCTCGAACTCGTCGGTCTGAGCCACCACGCCGGGTCGAAGCCGACGGCGATCTCGGGCGGTGAACAGCAGCGGGTCGCCCTGGCGCGGGCGATCGTCCAGGAGCCCGACGTGCTGCTCCTCGACGAGCCGCTGTCGAACCTCGACGCGAAGCTCCGGGTGAGCGTCCGCGACGAGATCCGGCGCATCCAGCAGCGCCTCGGCATCACGACCGTGATCGTCACGCACGACCAGGACGAAGCGCTCAGCATCTCGGACCGGATCGCCGTCATGCACGACGGCCGCATCGAGCAGATCGCGACCCCCACCGAGCTGTACGCCCGCCCCGCCACCGGGTTCGTCGCGTCGTTCATCGGGTCGACGAGCCCCGTCACCGGCCGGTTCCTCGCCGGCACGTCGGTCAGCCCCACCGTGGCGGACACGGTCCTCATCCGACCCGAGCAGGTCGTGCTCACCGACGACTCGCCGATCCGTGCGACCGTCGCCCGCGTGCTGATGCGCGGGCACTTCGCCGAGGTGGTGCTGGCCGCCGACGGCACCGAGCTCCGCGCGTTCGTCACCGGAGCACCCCCGACGATCGGCACCGAGACCGGGGTCCGCCTCGGCGAGGTGCTCGTCTACCGCGACGGCGCGCTGCTCGGGGGTGCGCGATGA